In a single window of the Zea mays cultivar B73 chromosome 5, Zm-B73-REFERENCE-NAM-5.0, whole genome shotgun sequence genome:
- the LOC103626007 gene encoding ARF guanine-nucleotide exchange factor GNOM, whose translation MGRPRMLTAAGGIDPIAEEPHHARSPADGGLGPDPAALACAISAEASTVLAVMRRGLRHPRATAADDAAAEHPLVASLRGLRRLAFSPSPSAAAALPAAALRPFLDAVRSEDAGAAATSASLAALHEVMSLTGPALPGAALREVVDAVASCRFEAGTEPAAEEAVLMRMLQALLACLRAPAAPALGDQHVCTAVNTCFRVVHQAAAKGELLQRFSRHVMHELIRCIFARLPQIGGADGVDGAVKPEMGGMDMNHPFGIKQMENGNGSYVSETGTSDENSADGSGLVVEPYGVPCMVEIFHFLCSLLNVVEQIGLDEDLPLFALKLINSAIELGGSSIQKHPKLLSLVQDELFRNLMQFGLSMSPLILSIVCSIALNLYHHLRTELKLQLEAFFSCIIIRLAQPRFGATYHQQEVAMEALVDFCRQKNFMVEMYANLDCDITCRNVFEELANLLSKSAFPINCPLSSMHILALEGLIAVIQGMADRIGNAVSRPELLPVELDEYTPFWTVKCENFSDPRHWVKFVRQRKYVKRRLMIGADHFNRDPKKGLEFLQGTHLLPEKLDPQSVACFFRYTAGLDKNLVGDFLGNHDEFCVQVLHEFAQTFDFQEMNLDTALRLFLETFRLPGESQKIQRVLEAFSDRYYEQSPQSFANKDTALLLSYSIIMLNTDQHNMQVKKKMTEDDFIKNNRNINGGSDLPREMLSELYHSICRNEIKTTPEQGLGYFEMSPSRWIDLMRKSKSTSPYIIGDSQPFLDHDMFAVMSGPTIAAIAVVFDHSEHEEVLLTCIEGFLGVAKISAFHHLEDVLDDLVVSLCKFTTLLNTSLVEEPVTAFGDDLKARLATETLFTIANRYGDYIRTGWRNVLDCILRLHKLGLLPARVASDAADDSELPAEAVQRKAAPSSVPPSHIPVMGTPRKSSGLMGRFSQLLSLDSEEPRSQPTEQQLAAHQRTLQTIQKCRIDSIFTESKFLQPDSLLQLAKALIWAAGRPQKVASSPDDEDTAVFCLELLIAITLNNRDRIVLLWQGVYEHIASIVQSTVMPCALVEKAIFGLLRICQRLLPYKENLADELLRSLQLVLKLDARVADAYCENITQEVARLVKANAAHIKSQMGWRTVILLLSITARHPDASEVGFEAIVFIMTEGAHLSLANYGFCIDAARQFAESRVGLADRSVRALDLMSDSVRNLALWSQEIKATTFEEGEKGPEAIREMWLRLLQALKKLSLDQREEVRNHALASLQRCLTSTGELCLQSATWSHAFDLVIFSLLDDLLEISQNHSQKDYRNMEGSLVLAMKLVAKVYLQLLPDLFGLSSFCKLWLGVLSRMEKYVKVKVRGKRSDRLQEVVPDLLKNILLVMKSKGILAKRSTIGGDSLWELTWLHANNISTSLLPDVFPSQEYEQQSSTGSPRGPSPVEA comes from the exons ATGGGCCGCCCCAGGATGCTCACCGCCGCCGGTGGCATCGACCCCATCGCCGAGGAGCCCCACCACGCGCGCTCCCCCGCCGATGGCGGGCTCGGGCCCGACCCGGCGGCCCTCGCCTGCGCGATCTCTGCCGAGGCCAGCACCGTGCTCGCCGTCATGCGCCGGGGCCTCCGGCACCCGCGTGCCACGGCCGCGGACGACGCCGCGGCCGAACACCCGCTCGTTGCCTCCCTCCGCGGGCTCCGCCGCCTCGCCTTCTCGCCGTCCCCCTCGGCCGCCGCCGCGCTCCCCGCCGCCGCGCTGCGGCCCTTCCTCGATGCCGTCCGCTCCGAGGACGCCGGCGCCGCCGCCACCTCCGCCTCGCTCGCCGCGCTccacgaggtcatgtccctcacgGGCCCCGCGCTCCCGGGCGCCGCGCTCCGGGAGGTCGTCGACGCCGTCGCCAGCTGCCGGTTCGAGGCCGGGACCGAGCCCGCCGCCGAGGAGGCCGTGCTCATGAGGATGCTGCAGGCGCTCCTCGCCTGCCtccgcgcgcccgccgcgcccGCGCTCGGGGACCAGCATGTCTGCACCGCCGTCAACACCTGCTTCCGTGTCGTCCACCAGGCCGCGGCCAAGGGCGAGCTCCTGCAGCGATTCTCGCGCCACGTGATGCACGAACTCATCCGATGCATCTTCGCACGCCTCCCGCAGATAGGCGGTGCTGACGGAGTTGACGGTGCTGTCAAGCCAGAG ATGGGTGGCATGGATATGAATCATCCTTTTGGTATCAAACAAATGGAAAATGGTAATGGAAGCTATGTGTCCGAGACAGGTACATCTGATGAGAATTCTGCAGATGGCAGTGGTCTTGTTGTAGAGCCTTATGGAGTACCTTGCATGGTGGAGATCTTTCATTTTCTATGCTCTCTCCTCAATGTTGTTGAACAGATTGGCTTAGATGAAGATCTTCCTTTGTTTGCTCTTAAATTGATCAATTCAGCGATAGAGCTTGGTGGGTCTTCAATTCAGAAACATCCAAAGCTGTTGTCCTTGGTGCAAGATGAGCTTTTCAGAAACTTAATGCAGTTTGGGTTGTCAATGAGTCCACTCATCCTTTCAATAGTATGCAGTATTGCATTGAACCTTTACCATCATCTCCGGACTGAGCTGAAGCTGCAGCTTGAGGCTTTTTTTTCTTGTATAATTATAAGGCTTGCACAACCTCGTTTTGGAGCAACATATCATCAGCAGGAGGTTGCAATGGAAGCTCTTGTAGACTTCTGTCGACAGAAAAATTTTATGGTGGAGATGTATGCCAATCTTGACTGTGATATAACCTGCAGGAATGTTTTTGAGGAGCTTGCAAATCTTCTATCAAAGAGTGCTTTTCCTATCAACTGCCCCTTATCTTCCATGCACATTCTTGCTCTAGAAGGTTTGATTGCTGTGATTCAGGGGATGGCTGATCGTATCGGGAATGCAGTCTCACGCCCTGAGCTCCTGCCTGTGGAGCTTGATGAATACACTCCTTTCTGGACTGTTAAGTGTGAGAACTTTTCTGATCCTCGGCATTGGGTGAAGTTTGTCCGTCAAAGGAAGTATGTCAAAAGGAGGCTAATGATTGGTGCTGATCATTTCAACAGGGACCCAAAGAAAGGTCTGGAGTTTCTTCAAGGCACTCATCTGTTGCCTGAGAAGCTTGATCCCCAGAGTGTGGCTTGTTTTTTCCGCTATACAGCTGGTTTGGATAAGAATCTTGTTGGAGATTTCCTAGGCAATCATGATGAGTTTTGTGTTCAGGTGCTTCATGAGTTCGCTCAGACCTTTGATTTCCAGGAGATGAACCTGGATACAGCTCTGCGTCTATTTTTGGAGACTTTCCGGCTTCCTGGTGAATCTCAGAAGATACAGAGGGTTCTTGAGGCCTTCTCAGACAGATACTATGAGCAGTCCCCTCAGTCTTTCGCAAACAAGGACACTGCTCTACTGCTGTCATATTCCATTATAATGCTGAACACTGATCAGCATAACATGCAAgtgaagaagaagatgactgaggacGACTTCATCAAGAACAATAGAAACATAAATGGGGGCAGTGATCTCCCACGTGAGATGTTGTCTGAGCTATATCACTCAATCTGCCGAAATGAGATTAAGACAACACCTGAGCAGGGTTTGGGATATTTTGAAATGTCTCCTAGTCGTTGGATAGATCTAATGCGGAAGTCAAAATCTACGTCCCCATATATCATCGGTGACTCTCAGCCTTTCCTGGACCATGATATGTTTGCTGTTATGTCTGGCCCTACTATTGCTGCCATTGCAGTGGTATTCGATCATTCGGAGCATGAAGAAGTTCTTTTGACTTGTATAGAAGGCTTTTTGGGTGTTGCAAAGATATCTGCATTTCATCATCTCGAGGATGTTCTGGACGATCTTGTTGTTTCTCTATGCAAATTCACGACTCTCTTGAATACTTCTTTGGTTGAGGAGCCAGTTACTGCCTTTGGAGATGACCTTAAAGCTAGGTTGGCAACTGAGACATTATTTACTATAGCTAACAGATATGGGGATTATATACGCACCGGCTGGAGGAATGTATTGGATTGCATCCTGAGGCTGCATAAACTTGGGCTTCTCCCTGCCCGTGTTGCTAGTGATGCAGCTGATGATTCCGAACTTCCTGCTGAAGCAGTCCAACGAAAGGCTGCTCCTAGTTCAGTTCCCCCATCTCATATTCCAGTGATGGGCACACCTCGCAAATCATCCGGACTCATGGGAAGATTTAGTCAGCTGCTCTCTCTTGACAGTGAAGAACCAAGATCACAACCAACTGAGCAGCAACTTGCCGCTCACCAGAGGACTCTTCAAACAATTCAGAAATGCCGCATCGATAGTATATTTACAGAGAGCAAATTCTTGCAGCCTGATTCACTACTGCAACTTGCCAAGGCTCTGATTTGGGCTGCAGGCCGGCCTCAAAAGGTTGCCAGTTCGCCTGATGACGAGGATACAGCAGTTTTCTGCTTGGAGCTGCTGATTGCCATAACCCTTAATAATCGAGACAGGATCGTGCTCCTCTGGCAAGGTGTATACGAGCATATTGCCAGCATAGTTCAGTCCACAGTTATGCCGTGTGCTCTCGTGGAGAAAGCTATTTTTGGACTCCTGAGGATATGCCAGAGGTTGCTACCATACAAGGAGAATCTTGCTGATGAATTACTGAGGTCGTTGCAGTTAGTTCTCAAGCTCGACGCACGGGTAGCAGATGCGTATTGTGAGAACATCACACAGGAGGTTGCACGGCTCGTCAAAGCAAATGCGGCACATATAAAGTCACAGATGGGCTGGAGAACAGTAATATTGCTGCTCTCCATTACAGCACGCCATCCAGATGCTTCCGAAGTCGGTTTTGAGGCTATCGTGTTCATCATGACAGAGGGGGCTCACCTTTCACTAGCGAACTATGGCTTCTGCATCGATGCGGCACGGCAGTTTGCCGAGTCTAGAGTTGGTTTAGCTGATAGGTCTGTCCGTGCCCTGGACTTGATGTCCGACTCCGTCAGAAACCTTGCCTTGTGGTCCCAAGAGATAAAAGCGACGACATTTGAAGAAGGCGAGAAAGGGCCGGAGGCGATAAGGGAGATGTGGCTCAGGCTGCTGCAAGCACTGAAGAAACTGAGCCTGGATCAGAGGGAGGAGGTGCGAAACCATGCGCTGGCTTCTCTCCAGCGATGCCTAACATCCACGGGAGAACTCTGCCTCCAGTCCGCGACGTGGTCCCATGCCTTTGACCTCGTCATATtctccttgctcgatgatttgctGGAGATCAGCCAGAACCACTCCCAGAAGGACTACAGAAACATGGAAGGGTCACTTGTGCTCGCCATGAAGCTGGTTGCGAAGGTATACCTCCAGCTCTTGCCGGACCTTTTCGGCCTAAGCAGTTTCTGCAAGCTGTGGCTGGGGGTCCTGAGCCGGATGGAGAAGTACGTCAAGGTCAAGGTCCGAGGCAAGCGGAGCGACCGGCTGCAGGAGGTGGTCCCGGACCTGCTCAAGAACATCCTGCTCGTGATGAAGAGCAAGGGCATCCTTGCGAAGAGGAGCACGATCGGGGGCGACAGCCTGTGGGAGCTGACGTGGCTTCACGCGAACAACATCTCGACCAGTCTGCTGCCTGATGTTTTTCCAAGCCAGGAGTACGAGCAACAGAGCAGCACCGGTAGCCCAAGAGGGCCCAGTCCTGTTGAGGCGTAG
- the LOC100286185 gene encoding PH domain containing protein isoform 2 (isoform 2 is encoded by transcript variant 1) yields MPKYDGCCFYIGTPQKKEYFLCAETPGAAKAWVSTLHATQLVLRAHKEAVNSLAGNGSPATLGTVATAVANANATAMEATKEIEAALKVSMRAALGLGTNNSNDGQLDDLTIMKETLRVKDEELQHLAKDIRSRDATINEIADKLTETAEAAEAAASAALTMDEQRRLLCLEIERLKQALERQVEQSMLKLRQSEEKVISLSKEKEQLMKERDAAFQEAHMWRVELGKAREQAVIQEATIARTEEKARVSEADAAARIKEAAEKLRTVEKEKEELLALVGVLQSQVQREQSSTKQVCGERSESCSGADSPPPLTKHVDASDDDVDKACVSDSRSVLVSSDSTEVQLAVDGVDIRPVGDAEWGGFQQSDALIADVREVSPEADGGSLDIPVVNPPPISDHVQGGATHP; encoded by the exons ATGCCAAAATACGATGGCTGCTGCTTCT ACATTGGGACTCCTCAAAAGAAGGAATACTTTCTTTGCGCTGAAACTCCTGGTGCTGCAAAAGCTTGGGTATCTACATTACA CGCAACTCAGTTAGTCTTACGAGCTCATAAAGAGGCAGTAAATTCTTTGGCTGGGAATGGCTCTCCAGCTACATTAGGCACAGTTGCTACTGCAGTTGCTAATGCTAATGCAACAGCCATGGAGGCTACCAAGGAGATAGAAGCTGCACTAAAGGTTTCAATGAGGGCAGCCCTTGGGTTGGGTACAAATAACTCCAACGATGGCCAACTTGATGACCTAACAATCATGAAG GAGACTCTACGAGTGAAAGATGAGGAATTGCAACATTTGGCCAAGGATATACGTTCTCGAGATGCTACAATAAATGAAATAGCAGACAAACTAACAGAAACCGCAGAGGCTGCAGAAGCTGCTGCTTCGGCAGCTCTCACAATGGATGAACAGAGGCGACTTTTGTGTTTGGAGATTGAGCGACTAAAACAAGCCTTGGAAAGACAAGTAGAACAATCAATGCTGAAG CTTAGACAGTCCGAAGAGAAGGTCATCAGCCTGAGCAAAGAGAAGGAGCAGTTGATGAAGGAAAGAGACGCTGCGTTTCAAGAGGCTCATATGTGGCGCGTCGAACTAGGAAAAGCCAGGGAGCAAGCAGTGATACAGGAAGCAACTATTGCCCGGACCGAGGAGAAGGCAAGAGTCTCCGAAGCAGATGCTGCAGCTCGGATTAAGGAAGCTGCTGAAAAACTGCGTACTGTTGAGAAAGAAAAGGAGGAGCTTCTAGCCCTGGTTGGTGTTCTCCAGTCACAAGTCCAGAG AGAGCAGAGCAGCACAAAGCAAGTGTGTGGGGAGAGGTCTGAGTCGTGTTCAGGCGCCGACAGCCCCCCTCCCCTGACAAAGCATGTTGATGCATCGGACGATGACGTGGACAAAGCCTGCGTGAGTGACTCTAGATCAGTGCTGGTGTCGAGCGACAGCACTGAGGTCCAGCTGGCTGTGGACGGGGTGGACATCCGTCCTGTCGGCGACGCAGAGTGGGGTGGCTTCCAGCAGTCAGATGCGCTGATCGCTGATGTCCGTGAGGTCTCCCCAGAGGCAGATGGAGGCAGCTTGGACATTCCTGTGGTCAACCCTCCACCGATCAGTGATCATGTTCAGGGAGGCGCAACTCATCCCTGA
- the LOC100286185 gene encoding PH domain containing protein isoform 1 (isoform 1 is encoded by transcript variant 3), giving the protein MATNGSSVRVRDTESSLEKVKRQLSSGSGRYLLQGPLLKRSETLRKWNERWVILDPTSGKMEYKLRRNETVIKGTILFDASSTITLSPVNFQGMPKYDGCCFYIGTPQKKEYFLCAETPGAAKAWVSTLHATQLVLRAHKEAVNSLAGNGSPATLGTVATAVANANATAMEATKEIEAALKVSMRAALGLGTNNSNDGQLDDLTIMKETLRVKDEELQHLAKDIRSRDATINEIADKLTETAEAAEAAASAALTMDEQRRLLCLEIERLKQALERQVEQSMLKLRQSEEKVISLSKEKEQLMKERDAAFQEAHMWRVELGKAREQAVIQEATIARTEEKARVSEADAAARIKEAAEKLRTVEKEKEELLALVGVLQSQVQREQSSTKQVCGERSESCSGADSPPPLTKHVDASDDDVDKACVSDSRSVLVSSDSTEVQLAVDGVDIRPVGDAEWGGFQQSDALIADVREVSPEADGGSLDIPVVNPPPISDHVQGGATHP; this is encoded by the exons ATGGCTACCAACGGCAGCTCCGTG AGGGTTCGGGACACGGAGAGCAGCCTGGAGAAGGTGAAGCGGCAGCTGTCGTCGGGGTCCGGGAGGTACCTGCTGCAAGGGCCCCTGCTCAAGCGATCTGAGACG TTACGGAAATGGAATGAACGATGGGTCATATTGGATCCGACATCTGGGAAGATGGAATACAA ACTCCGGAGAAATGAAACTGTCATTAAG GGGACCATTCTGTTTGATGCCTCAAGCACCATTACTTTATCTCCTGTGAACTTTCA AGGGATGCCAAAATACGATGGCTGCTGCTTCT ACATTGGGACTCCTCAAAAGAAGGAATACTTTCTTTGCGCTGAAACTCCTGGTGCTGCAAAAGCTTGGGTATCTACATTACA CGCAACTCAGTTAGTCTTACGAGCTCATAAAGAGGCAGTAAATTCTTTGGCTGGGAATGGCTCTCCAGCTACATTAGGCACAGTTGCTACTGCAGTTGCTAATGCTAATGCAACAGCCATGGAGGCTACCAAGGAGATAGAAGCTGCACTAAAGGTTTCAATGAGGGCAGCCCTTGGGTTGGGTACAAATAACTCCAACGATGGCCAACTTGATGACCTAACAATCATGAAG GAGACTCTACGAGTGAAAGATGAGGAATTGCAACATTTGGCCAAGGATATACGTTCTCGAGATGCTACAATAAATGAAATAGCAGACAAACTAACAGAAACCGCAGAGGCTGCAGAAGCTGCTGCTTCGGCAGCTCTCACAATGGATGAACAGAGGCGACTTTTGTGTTTGGAGATTGAGCGACTAAAACAAGCCTTGGAAAGACAAGTAGAACAATCAATGCTGAAG CTTAGACAGTCCGAAGAGAAGGTCATCAGCCTGAGCAAAGAGAAGGAGCAGTTGATGAAGGAAAGAGACGCTGCGTTTCAAGAGGCTCATATGTGGCGCGTCGAACTAGGAAAAGCCAGGGAGCAAGCAGTGATACAGGAAGCAACTATTGCCCGGACCGAGGAGAAGGCAAGAGTCTCCGAAGCAGATGCTGCAGCTCGGATTAAGGAAGCTGCTGAAAAACTGCGTACTGTTGAGAAAGAAAAGGAGGAGCTTCTAGCCCTGGTTGGTGTTCTCCAGTCACAAGTCCAGAG AGAGCAGAGCAGCACAAAGCAAGTGTGTGGGGAGAGGTCTGAGTCGTGTTCAGGCGCCGACAGCCCCCCTCCCCTGACAAAGCATGTTGATGCATCGGACGATGACGTGGACAAAGCCTGCGTGAGTGACTCTAGATCAGTGCTGGTGTCGAGCGACAGCACTGAGGTCCAGCTGGCTGTGGACGGGGTGGACATCCGTCCTGTCGGCGACGCAGAGTGGGGTGGCTTCCAGCAGTCAGATGCGCTGATCGCTGATGTCCGTGAGGTCTCCCCAGAGGCAGATGGAGGCAGCTTGGACATTCCTGTGGTCAACCCTCCACCGATCAGTGATCATGTTCAGGGAGGCGCAACTCATCCCTGA
- the LOC100286185 gene encoding PH domain containing protein isoform X2, with protein sequence MATNGSSVRVRDTESSLEKVKRQLSSGSGRYLLQGPLLKRSETLRKWNERWVILDPTSGKMEYKLRRNETVIKGSGTILFDASSTITLSPVNFQGMPKYDGCCFYIGTPQKKEYFLCAETPGAAKAWVSTLHATQLVLRAHKEAVNSLAGNGSPATLGTVATAVANANATAMEATKEIEAALKVSMRAALGLGTNNSNDGQLDDLTIMKETLRVKDEELQHLAKDIRSRDATINEIADKLTETAEAAEAAASAALTMDEQRRLLCLEIERLKQALERQVEQSMLKLRQSEEKVISLSKEKEQLMKERDAAFQEAHMWRVELGKAREQAVIQEATIARTEEKARVSEADAAARIKEAAEKLRTVEKEKEELLALVGVLQSQVQREQSSTKQVCGERSESCSGADSPPPLTKHVDASDDDVDKACVSDSRSVLVSSDSTEVQLAVDGVDIRPVGDAEWGGFQQSDALIADVREVSPEADGGSLDIPVVNPPPISDHVQGGATHP encoded by the exons ATGGCTACCAACGGCAGCTCCGTG AGGGTTCGGGACACGGAGAGCAGCCTGGAGAAGGTGAAGCGGCAGCTGTCGTCGGGGTCCGGGAGGTACCTGCTGCAAGGGCCCCTGCTCAAGCGATCTGAGACG TTACGGAAATGGAATGAACGATGGGTCATATTGGATCCGACATCTGGGAAGATGGAATACAA ACTCCGGAGAAATGAAACTGTCATTAAGGGCAGt GGGACCATTCTGTTTGATGCCTCAAGCACCATTACTTTATCTCCTGTGAACTTTCA AGGGATGCCAAAATACGATGGCTGCTGCTTCT ACATTGGGACTCCTCAAAAGAAGGAATACTTTCTTTGCGCTGAAACTCCTGGTGCTGCAAAAGCTTGGGTATCTACATTACA CGCAACTCAGTTAGTCTTACGAGCTCATAAAGAGGCAGTAAATTCTTTGGCTGGGAATGGCTCTCCAGCTACATTAGGCACAGTTGCTACTGCAGTTGCTAATGCTAATGCAACAGCCATGGAGGCTACCAAGGAGATAGAAGCTGCACTAAAGGTTTCAATGAGGGCAGCCCTTGGGTTGGGTACAAATAACTCCAACGATGGCCAACTTGATGACCTAACAATCATGAAG GAGACTCTACGAGTGAAAGATGAGGAATTGCAACATTTGGCCAAGGATATACGTTCTCGAGATGCTACAATAAATGAAATAGCAGACAAACTAACAGAAACCGCAGAGGCTGCAGAAGCTGCTGCTTCGGCAGCTCTCACAATGGATGAACAGAGGCGACTTTTGTGTTTGGAGATTGAGCGACTAAAACAAGCCTTGGAAAGACAAGTAGAACAATCAATGCTGAAG CTTAGACAGTCCGAAGAGAAGGTCATCAGCCTGAGCAAAGAGAAGGAGCAGTTGATGAAGGAAAGAGACGCTGCGTTTCAAGAGGCTCATATGTGGCGCGTCGAACTAGGAAAAGCCAGGGAGCAAGCAGTGATACAGGAAGCAACTATTGCCCGGACCGAGGAGAAGGCAAGAGTCTCCGAAGCAGATGCTGCAGCTCGGATTAAGGAAGCTGCTGAAAAACTGCGTACTGTTGAGAAAGAAAAGGAGGAGCTTCTAGCCCTGGTTGGTGTTCTCCAGTCACAAGTCCAGAG AGAGCAGAGCAGCACAAAGCAAGTGTGTGGGGAGAGGTCTGAGTCGTGTTCAGGCGCCGACAGCCCCCCTCCCCTGACAAAGCATGTTGATGCATCGGACGATGACGTGGACAAAGCCTGCGTGAGTGACTCTAGATCAGTGCTGGTGTCGAGCGACAGCACTGAGGTCCAGCTGGCTGTGGACGGGGTGGACATCCGTCCTGTCGGCGACGCAGAGTGGGGTGGCTTCCAGCAGTCAGATGCGCTGATCGCTGATGTCCGTGAGGTCTCCCCAGAGGCAGATGGAGGCAGCTTGGACATTCCTGTGGTCAACCCTCCACCGATCAGTGATCATGTTCAGGGAGGCGCAACTCATCCCTGA